tggtggtaacctTGTCTGCTTCCCAGGGTACAGTGGTGGTAACCTTGTCTGCTTCCCCCAGTAACCTTggctacagtggtggtaaccttgtctgcttccccagggtacagtggtggtaaccttgtctgtttccccaggtacagtggtggtaaccctgtctgtttcccccaGGTCTtcagtggtggtaaccctgtctgtttccccaggtcttcagtggtggtaaccctgtctgtttccccaggtcttcagtggtggtaaccctgtctgtttccccaggcTACATTGGTGGTAATGTCTGCTTCCCCAGGGTCATTGGCTTCCCCAgggctatacagtggtggtaaccctgtctgcTTCCCCCAGGGCTACAGTAGTGGTAACCTTGTCTGAATTAACAAGCTGCTGTTGTCTTCTGATCCATAGTATCACTTTCTTTTGATTAGTTATTATCAAGCCAAGAGCTTGGGACTTTAAGGTTCTATCTGCATATTTGTTAGATGTATGTTATTGACAtagccttgttctgttcaatgttctctacctatacagTACTCTAAATACCTCACAATTGATGTTGTTACGTTCAAAAGAATAGAAGATAAAAAATAGCTGACAAAATTCAATGCCAATTATCTCCGAATCATctttttgcagatagaacctAGTCCCAAGTTCTCAAAGGAATATAAGAGCCTAACACTGCACCAGGAGATTTGGTATTagtccatttttattttttatttattttttattttcacctttatttaaccaggtaggtcagttgagaacatgttctcatttacaactgcgacctggccaagataaagcaaagcaatgcgacacaaacaacaacacagagttaagtatggaataaacaaacatacagtcaatagcacaatagaaaagtctatatacagtgtgtgcaaatgaggtaagataagggaggtaaggcaataaataggccatagtagtgaaataattacaatttagcaattaaacaccggagtgacagatgtgcagaagatgaatgtccaacaggggtgcaaaggagcaaaaaaaaaaaacagtatggggatgaggtagttgaatgggctatttacagatgggctatgtacaggtgcagtgatctgtgagctgctctgacagctggtgcttaaagttagagaggggatatgagtctccagcttcagtgattttgcaGTTcgtttccagtcattggcagcagagaactggaaggaaagacggctAAAGGGGAATTGGCTGTGGGGATGagcagtgaaatatacctgctggagcgtgtgctacgggtgggtgttgttatggtgaccagtgaaatatacctgctggagcgggtgggtgctgttatggtgctacctgctggagcgtgtggagtgttgttatagtgaccagtgagatatacctgctggagcgtgtgctacaggtgggtgctgttatggtgaccagtgagatacctgctggagcgcgtactacgggtgggtgttgttatggtgaccagtgagatatacctgctggagcgtgtgctacgggtgggtgttgttatggagaccagtgaaatatacctgctggagcgtgctacgggtgggtgttgttatggtgaccagtgagatatacctgctggagcgtgtgctacgggtgggtgttgttatggtgaccagtgagatatacctgctggagcgcgtgctacgggtgggtgttgttatggtgaccagtgagatatacctgctggagcgtgtgctacaggtgggtgctgttatggtgaccagtgagatatacctgctggagcgcgtgccacgggtgggtgttgttatggtgaccagtgagatatacctgctggagcgtgtgctacgggtgggtgttgttatggagaccagtgagatatacctgctggagcatggtGCGTGAAATATACCTGCGGGTgggtgttatggtgaccagtgaaatatacctgctggagcgcgtgctacgggtgggtgttgttatggtgaccagtgagatatacctgctggagcgcgtgctacgggtgggtgttgttatggtgaccagtgagatatacctgctggagcgtgtgctacgggtgggtgttgttatggagaccagtgagatatacctgctggagcgctgtgctaggggtgggtgttgttatggtgaccagtgagatatacctgctgggaggcgcgtgctacgggtgggtgttatggtgaccagtgaaatatacctgctggagcgcatgctacgggtgggtgttgttatggtgaccagtgaaatatacctgctggagcgtgtgctacgggtgggtgttgttatggtgaccagtgaaatatacctgctggagtgcatgctacgggtgggtgttgttatggtgaccagtgagatatacctgctggagcgcatgctacgggtgggtgttgttatgggtgaccagtgaaatatacctgctggagtgcatgctacgggtgggtgttgttatggtgaccagtgagatatacctgctggagcgcgtgctacgggtgggtgttgttatggtgaccagtgagatatacctgctggagcgcgtgctacgggtgggtgttgttatggtgaccagtgagatatacctgctggagcgcgtgctacgggtgggtgttgttatggtgaccagtgagatatacctgctggagcgcgtgctacgggtgggtgttgttatggtgaccagtgaaatatacctgctggagcgcgtgctacgggtgggtgttgttatggtgaccagtgaaatatacctgctggtgcgtgtgctacaggtgggtgttgttatggtgaccagtgagcttagATAAGGtgggggctttacctagcaatgacttatagatgacctggagccagtgggtttggcaacgaatataaAGCAAgagccagccaacaagagcatacaagtcgcagtggtggttagtatatggggctttggtgacaaaatggatttcactgtgatagactgcatccaatttgctgagtagagtgttgaacactattttgtaaatgacatcgccgaagtcaaggatcggtaggatagtcagttttacgagattatgtttggcagcatgagtgaaggatgctttgttgtgaaataggcccgattctagatttaattttgaattggagatgcttaatgtcagtcaggaaggagagtttacagtctaaccagacaactaggtatttgtagttattgaatattctatgtcagaaccgtccagagtagtaatgCTGGACAGGTgtgcaggtgcgggcagcgatcggttgaagagcatgcatttagctttacttgcatttaagagcagttggaggccacggaaggagagttgtatggcattgaagctcgtttggaggttagttaacacagtgtccaaagaagggccagatatatacagaatggtgtcgtctgtgtagagttGGATCATAGAATCACTAGCAGCAAGAGCTTGATTGAGATCATCACTTCACATCTCACAGATCTCATTTACCTTGACGGTCTAATTGGAGGGTTGAGATTAATTAGGTGATTGCTGGACAGGAAAATGCTATCATATCCTGTCTGGTGTGCTCATCAAATCAGCATGGGATAATTAGCAGCAGTTTGACAGCTGTGGGGGCGGAGGGCTTCTAAAGGAACAAAGAGCCTCGTGATAATCAAGTTTCCTGAATGTACAGTGTTTGGGgatgtttgtgtgtatttgtaaATAAAGTAGatgaagtatgtgtgtgtgcgcgtgcgtgtgctgAATGATGAGTGACGACTCCTGTAATCACTGTGATATGTGTGTTTGTCTCCCTCGCAGAACactcgccacacacacacacaccatgagcaACATCTATGAGTCTGCGGCCAACACCCTTGGTCTGTTCAACAGCCCGTGCCTGGCCAAAGTGGAGCTGCGGGTGACCTGCAAGGGCATCTCAGACCGGGACGCCCCTGTCCAAGCCAGACCCCTGCGTCCTCATCAAAATGCAGTCCCACGGACAGTGGCTGGAGGTAAGTGGCCTCTCACTCTGTTCTGACAAGTAATTAACATTGCAGTGCCAGTCTTATTACAACTTGCAATATAAGAGCCATCTTCAATGTTAAAAGTGGTGTAATGTTTAAGGGTCAATTGGAGGATATGtcctgtagatggttctgttcaATCCTAAATCCCCTCAGGTTCTCTTTGAGTGAGATAGATCTCAACATGTGATTACAGATGACTACATGGACTTTCTGAAGAGTTGGAGATACAGGAAGAAGTCTCATTATTCTGTATGTTGAATCAAAGACATTGGCTTACTAACGGACTGAGATGTTTCCTTCTCTTACTATCCCTTATGTGTTTTTAAATGTTGATTTGGTTCACCTCAAGGATGTGGAATATACAGTATTACCAGCTATGAGGTTTGCCTAGTACATGGATATGAATTTCTGAATGCTTCACCAAATAAGCAAGAGGATTCTGTCAAAAGAGATATTTATTCACAGGAAATGCATTTGCATAATGAAGCTATTTGCTGGGTAAAGAAAAAAGAAACTCAAAAAAGTCTTAATCAATGTGTTTACCAAACCAAAATGAGGTACCAATCAACCCTCCAAAACTGATGATTGGACATTACATCCGTGTTAACATTTAGTCATCAGACtccctcttatccagagctacttacagttagtgcattcatcttaagatacagtgccttcagaatgcaTTCACACCTCTTGATtttcacacattttgttgtgttacaaagtgagactaaaatagatttaattgtcattttctgTCAGATCTACAAATGCTCTGTAATTACGTGTTCACCCCCTGAGGGCTACTGTGGAATCACCTTTGCACACTGGGATTATACAAtgtttgcacattattctttaaaaattattcaagctctgtcatgttggttgttgatcatggcTAGTCAGCCATtgtcatgtcttgccatagatttttaagcTGATTTAAGTCAGACCTAGGCCActgaggaacattcaatgttgtcttggtacacaactccagtgtatatttggctttgtgtttaggttgtcctgctgaaaggtgaatttgtctcccagtgtctggtggaaagcagagtGAATCagggtttcctctaggatttgttctgtgtttagctctattccatttctttttatcctaaaaactccctagtccttgaatgacaagcatacccacaacatgatgcagccaccaccatgcttgaaaatatgaagagaggTATTCAGTGATATGTTGTgctgatttgccccaaacataacattttctattcaggacataaagttaatttctttgccacatttttttgcagttttacttagACTGCAAACAGttttgaatatttttttattctgtacaggcttcattcTTTTCCCTgacaattaggttagtattatggAGTAACAACAATGtggttgatccatcctcagctttctcccatcacagccattaaactctgaagCTGTTTTTTTAGTCACCATTGGCctgatggtgaaatccctgagcggtttccttcttcTCTGGAAACTGAGTTTgaaaggatgcctgtatctttgtaatgactgggtgtattgatacaccatcaaaggtgtaattaataacttcacgatgagcaaagggatattcagtgtctgctttatGATTTTTTCCCCATCTACCAATAGCTGCTCTTCTCTGCGAGGTATTGCAatacctctctggtctttgtgattgaatctgtgtttgaatgaatagcttgactgagggaccttatagcTATTTGTATGTGTGgagtccatgcaacgtattatgtgacttgttaattaAGCAAATGCTTACTCTTGAAAtgatttaggcttgtcataacaaagagTTTGATACTCATTGACTcaagctaggtgagacaacaacacatcacaatcTTGTCAAGTACATTTTCTCTGAACAAAGTATTTTAGGAAAAGAGAAGTGCCCTGTTGGAGTAATTTCAGATACTCTTCAAAGAGGTAGGGTTTGTGATGTTTTTgggagatgggcagggactccgctTTCCTGACTTTAGGGAAGCTTGTTGTGGCTGCCAGTGACCATGACAACAAAGCAGATGGTTGATCTCTATTTGTCCCTTAATCCAATTACTCCAGTTTTAATTGTGCCATTGATTTGTTCCATTGATTTGTTCCATTGATTTTTTTATTAACTGGTTGTCCATCTGGAGACACAAATTAGCATTGTACTGCAGATGTGCCATGACGGCTCCAACGCGCCGTGCTGTGTGTTGTGTCACTCAACAACATATTTACTAGTGCTGCTCTCCTGTGG
The sequence above is drawn from the Oncorhynchus keta strain PuntledgeMale-10-30-2019 unplaced genomic scaffold, Oket_V2 Un_contig_6213_pilon_pilon, whole genome shotgun sequence genome and encodes:
- the LOC127925756 gene encoding histone H3.v1-like, with protein sequence MRSSRYISLVTITTPTRSMHSSRYISLVTITTPTRSTRSSRYISLVTITTPTRSTRSSRYISLVTITTPTRSTRSSRYISLVTITTPTRSTRSSRYISLVTITTPTRSTRSSRYISLVTITTPTR